The Sphingobacterium bambusae genome includes a window with the following:
- the recN gene encoding DNA repair protein RecN, with translation MLTRLFIRNYALIENLDIQFDAGLNIITGETGAGKSIIMGALGLILGNRVEGKHFFRDDQKCVIEGYFKLDAYNLKPFFEENDLEYEAETIIRREIAVDGKSRAFVNDSPVTLNVLKALGELLIDIHSQHATLQLNTERFQLMVLDSMAKNQDVLEAYRAALRQYKDQLAQLEQLQNEIASTNAELDFNQFQFDELQQAQLQLGEQEQLEEEVNQLENAEEIKRGLFGASHLLDEQELSVNQAIKEVLQHLQTVQRYLPSVATLTERLQSAQIEIKDIAQEVQMLGQEVHMDENRLAVANERLSLLYNLQKKHRVDTVAALLDLQNELEQKIFAVANREEKVAQLQKEVADSLLLLKEEGSRLHESRVSVQGEVQEYVQSLLSEVGMGNAQLSVSLTELPVERYKTTGGDEVQFLFSANKGQALQAIHRVASGGELSRVMLAIKSLVASRSALPTIIFDEIDTGISGEVALKVGQIMERLSSNMQVLAISHLPQIASKGSAHFKVYKVDDTEKTRTNIVLLEPQERVLEVAQMLSGANPGESALKHAQELIEG, from the coding sequence ATGCTGACGAGACTATTTATCAGGAACTATGCACTGATTGAAAATTTAGATATTCAATTTGATGCCGGCCTGAATATCATTACAGGAGAGACGGGAGCGGGAAAGTCCATTATTATGGGCGCTTTGGGCTTGATTCTGGGAAATCGAGTAGAGGGAAAGCACTTCTTTCGCGACGATCAAAAGTGCGTAATCGAAGGCTATTTCAAGCTTGATGCCTACAACTTAAAGCCCTTTTTCGAGGAAAACGATTTGGAGTATGAGGCGGAAACGATCATTCGAAGAGAGATCGCGGTGGATGGTAAATCCCGCGCTTTTGTCAATGATTCGCCGGTCACCCTGAACGTGTTGAAAGCCTTGGGCGAATTGCTTATTGATATTCATTCCCAGCATGCAACTCTACAGTTAAATACGGAGCGGTTTCAATTGATGGTGCTCGATAGCATGGCGAAAAACCAGGATGTGCTTGAGGCATACCGCGCCGCATTGCGCCAATACAAGGATCAGCTTGCTCAGCTAGAACAGTTGCAGAACGAGATTGCGAGCACCAATGCCGAGCTGGACTTTAACCAGTTTCAATTTGATGAATTGCAACAAGCCCAATTGCAACTTGGGGAGCAGGAGCAGCTGGAGGAGGAAGTTAATCAGCTGGAAAATGCCGAGGAAATCAAACGAGGGCTGTTTGGCGCATCGCATCTGTTGGATGAGCAAGAGCTTTCCGTTAATCAAGCAATCAAGGAAGTGCTACAGCATCTGCAAACCGTGCAGCGTTATTTACCCTCCGTTGCGACTTTGACCGAACGCTTACAGAGCGCACAGATAGAGATTAAAGATATTGCACAGGAAGTGCAGATGTTAGGGCAGGAGGTGCATATGGATGAAAATCGTTTGGCCGTGGCCAACGAGCGCTTGAGTCTGCTGTACAACTTGCAGAAAAAACATCGTGTTGATACCGTTGCTGCATTATTGGATCTACAAAATGAATTGGAGCAAAAGATCTTTGCGGTAGCGAATAGGGAAGAAAAAGTGGCACAATTGCAAAAAGAGGTGGCGGATAGCCTGCTACTGCTGAAAGAAGAAGGTAGCCGTTTGCATGAATCACGTGTGTCGGTGCAAGGGGAGGTACAGGAATACGTACAGTCTTTGTTGTCTGAGGTCGGGATGGGAAATGCCCAACTGAGCGTCAGCCTGACCGAGCTTCCGGTAGAACGCTACAAGACTACGGGCGGAGATGAAGTGCAATTTTTGTTCTCGGCCAACAAGGGGCAGGCATTGCAAGCTATACATCGCGTAGCATCGGGCGGTGAGCTTTCTCGGGTCATGTTGGCGATAAAATCCTTGGTAGCCAGTCGTTCGGCATTGCCAACCATTATTTTTGATGAGATTGATACCGGTATATCGGGAGAGGTAGCCTTAAAGGTAGGTCAAATCATGGAACGTCTTTCCAGTAATATGCAGGTGCTAGCTATTAGTCACTTACCGCAGATCGCCTCCAAAGGATCTGCTCACTTCAAAGTATACAAGGTGGATGATACGGAGAAAACGCGCACGAATATTGTTCTGCTGGAACCGCAAGAACGCGTGCTAGAAGTGGCGCAGATGTTGAGCGGTGCAAACCCGGGGGAATCAGCACTGAAGCATGCGCAGGAGCTTATCGAAGGATAA
- the porD gene encoding type IX secretion system protein PorD — translation MRICLLFLFCCLFFAPSRAQELNMRVEIQSPQVQNTNKRALDMLKKVVQDFLNNRSWTDLKIDPRERIDGAILITISEWDGSKNYKASAQVFSYRPVYGTNYSTTILAYNDRNFNFSYVEGEQLDFNENSNLNGLSSLLAFYANIIVGMDCDTFKMYAGNKYLNAARTILNTAQGNPEEGWRSMESLVNRYWLINNLLDRRYQPYREFAYEYHINGLDRMSQDETKARQTMVSLLAKLLEVDRNNTGNVLTSVLFAAKADELVGVYSKLPGNEGARVFNTLVSLDPSNTTKYELLKK, via the coding sequence ATGAGAATATGTCTGCTATTCCTTTTCTGTTGTTTGTTCTTTGCCCCTTCTCGGGCGCAGGAACTGAACATGCGTGTCGAAATACAGTCTCCACAAGTGCAGAATACCAATAAAAGGGCTTTGGATATGTTGAAAAAGGTCGTGCAGGATTTCCTTAATAACCGATCTTGGACCGACCTGAAAATCGATCCCCGAGAACGGATAGATGGTGCTATTTTGATTACCATTTCCGAATGGGACGGCTCTAAAAATTACAAGGCTTCGGCGCAAGTGTTTTCCTACAGGCCGGTATACGGAACAAATTACAGTACCACAATTTTAGCCTACAACGACCGCAATTTCAATTTTTCGTATGTGGAGGGCGAGCAGCTGGATTTTAATGAAAACAGCAATCTTAATGGACTATCATCTTTGCTGGCATTTTATGCTAATATTATTGTTGGTATGGATTGTGATACCTTCAAGATGTACGCAGGAAACAAATATTTAAATGCAGCGCGCACTATACTTAATACGGCACAGGGAAATCCGGAAGAAGGTTGGCGATCAATGGAATCGTTGGTGAATAGATATTGGCTAATCAATAATCTATTGGATAGACGTTATCAACCCTATCGGGAATTTGCCTACGAATACCATATTAATGGCCTGGACAGAATGAGCCAAGATGAAACGAAGGCAAGACAAACCATGGTTTCCCTTTTGGCTAAGCTGCTGGAAGTCGATCGTAACAACACCGGTAACGTGCTGACTTCAGTATTGTTTGCCGCCAAAGCGGATGAGCTGGTAGGCGTTTATAGCAAATTGCCCGGAAATGAAGGTGCACGTGTTTTCAATACCTTGGTTTCACTTGATCCGAGCAATACGACGAAGTACGAGCTTTTGAAAAAATAA
- the tamL gene encoding translocation and assembly module lipoprotein TamL, translating to MIKKDIFFAFASITLLLLILASCRSARYLNEDQALVTKVSIEGVTPALKESAAAYVSTEVRPNSRLNLSIYNVFNTKDGAYKRDGIRNVGEPPHILDSSLVDLSAKQINRFLQTKGYFNATVVPQALVKKKKAAVQFDVELGQPFLYGSITQQVADPAIEKVYRTEVLPFAKAKPGKQFDSADLLDEREAMYNKLKEYGYYEYLRQYMRVGIDTNKVSKQADLQLSIQDPTDSTKHVVYYVDSVFATVRLPYGQFGNGKPKSYRDSTLSIQYHDETGRFRLRPLAQYMYVRSGMRYNMKKENQAYDRLYETNGFRNIKINYQKVDSNRLHVRYELTPRPVMANQVEGEFTFSSGMSGFNVGNTFSHRNVFGGAEQLEVKLRYGVLFDPRLDGSLASKIFNNDFQVGVNLIVPRLMTPFENSSSGTYGLPRTTFSSTVQLFQQDGTYANRYFTNTLNYIWYSGVNSQHSLTPVSIEYRQGRLNADFARRLEEEGYQLYIQSNNREYFGLGAQYAFTYNAKRLLRLENFNYFRVGLESSGNLLGLAGNLFHFTTSNDGEKQLFGVPYLQYAKAELDYRWYKHLSGNRQFVFRFNGGVAVPYGNNSELLIFEKSFYGGGMNGIRAWQARTLGPGNYDRSGLTEQLRLNLRNLDQLGEVKLEANAEYRFRLLNKFLGAKLNGATFLDAGNIWLLRDNEFAPSGEGTFKADRFLSQIALGTGFGLRLDMDYFIIRLDAGLKLKDPQFAGSKQWVIKEFFNAREFKQAFYETRRPDRYNFIQYNFSVGLPF from the coding sequence ATGATTAAAAAAGATATTTTTTTTGCTTTTGCAAGTATAACGCTTTTGTTGCTAATTTTAGCATCGTGCCGTTCCGCGAGATACTTGAATGAAGATCAAGCACTGGTCACCAAGGTCAGTATTGAAGGGGTAACGCCCGCACTCAAAGAAAGTGCAGCAGCCTATGTATCCACCGAAGTAAGGCCAAATTCCCGGTTAAATCTCAGCATATATAATGTGTTCAACACGAAGGATGGCGCCTATAAGCGCGATGGTATACGTAACGTTGGTGAGCCTCCGCATATCTTGGATTCTTCGCTGGTCGACCTTTCCGCTAAGCAAATCAATCGTTTCTTACAGACGAAAGGCTATTTTAATGCAACAGTGGTACCTCAGGCACTGGTGAAAAAGAAAAAGGCGGCCGTGCAGTTTGATGTGGAATTGGGCCAACCCTTTCTTTACGGCAGCATCACCCAGCAAGTCGCAGATCCAGCCATCGAGAAGGTTTACCGAACAGAGGTTCTTCCTTTTGCAAAGGCTAAACCGGGAAAGCAATTTGATAGCGCAGATCTGCTGGATGAAAGAGAAGCGATGTACAATAAACTGAAGGAATATGGTTACTACGAATACTTGAGGCAATACATGCGGGTGGGGATCGATACCAACAAGGTTTCCAAACAGGCGGATCTACAGTTGTCTATACAGGATCCTACGGATAGTACAAAGCATGTGGTGTACTATGTCGATAGTGTGTTTGCCACCGTAAGGCTGCCTTACGGACAATTTGGAAATGGGAAACCAAAGAGCTATCGGGATTCTACCTTATCTATTCAATACCACGACGAAACGGGCCGCTTTAGACTTCGGCCCTTAGCGCAGTATATGTATGTACGCTCTGGTATGCGCTACAACATGAAGAAAGAAAACCAAGCCTACGATAGGCTTTATGAAACTAACGGTTTTCGAAATATTAAGATCAACTACCAAAAAGTAGATTCCAACCGGCTGCATGTGCGGTATGAACTGACACCGCGACCTGTTATGGCCAACCAAGTGGAAGGTGAGTTTACGTTTAGTTCGGGGATGAGTGGTTTTAATGTGGGAAATACATTTTCCCATCGCAATGTCTTCGGCGGAGCTGAGCAATTGGAAGTAAAGTTACGATATGGTGTGCTGTTCGACCCGCGTTTGGACGGCAGTTTGGCCAGTAAGATTTTCAACAACGATTTTCAGGTTGGGGTAAACCTCATAGTCCCTCGACTGATGACGCCTTTTGAGAATTCTAGCTCGGGAACCTATGGGCTGCCGCGCACCACATTTTCCAGCACGGTACAGCTCTTTCAGCAGGATGGTACGTATGCGAATCGTTACTTCACCAATACTTTAAATTACATTTGGTATAGTGGCGTAAATTCACAGCATAGTTTGACGCCCGTCTCCATCGAGTACCGACAGGGACGCCTCAATGCCGATTTTGCACGCCGATTGGAAGAGGAGGGATACCAACTTTATATTCAGAGTAACAACCGCGAGTATTTTGGCCTAGGCGCGCAATATGCGTTTACCTATAATGCCAAACGGCTTTTGCGCTTGGAGAATTTCAACTACTTCCGCGTGGGGCTCGAAAGCAGTGGTAACCTTCTGGGGCTAGCAGGCAATCTATTTCATTTCACCACATCCAACGATGGAGAGAAGCAATTGTTCGGTGTGCCTTACCTGCAGTATGCGAAGGCTGAGTTGGACTATCGTTGGTATAAACACTTGTCGGGAAATAGGCAATTTGTTTTTCGTTTTAATGGTGGTGTGGCCGTGCCGTATGGTAACAATTCCGAACTGCTGATTTTTGAAAAAAGCTTTTACGGTGGTGGTATGAACGGCATTCGAGCTTGGCAGGCGCGCACGCTGGGACCCGGAAATTATGATCGCAGCGGTTTAACTGAACAATTAAGATTGAACTTGCGGAACCTCGATCAGCTGGGCGAGGTCAAGCTGGAAGCGAATGCGGAATATCGTTTTCGATTGCTCAACAAGTTTTTAGGCGCCAAATTGAATGGAGCTACCTTCTTGGATGCGGGGAATATTTGGCTGTTGCGCGACAATGAATTTGCTCCTTCCGGAGAAGGAACTTTCAAAGCAGATCGGTTTTTGTCCCAGATTGCATTGGGTACCGGATTCGGACTACGCCTAGATATGGATTACTTTATTATTCGTCTCGATGCCGGACTTAAATTGAAAGATCCCCAGTTTGCTGGTAGCAAACAGTGGGTCATTAAAGAATTTTTTAACGCTCGGGAATTTAAGCAGGCTTTTTATGAGACCCGCCGACCCGATCGCTATAATTTTATCCAATACAACTTTAGTGTAGGACTTCCTTTTTAA
- a CDS encoding sprT domain-containing protein has product MADFSKQLSKYMPAAAAPIISTWINDTGCQFRIARSRRTKLGDYTAPFRGAPHRISINHDLNPYAFLITTIHEFAHLRTWQRYKNKVKPHGVEWKSSYKELMYPFLQLSIFPSDILLAIARYMDNPAASSCTDLHLYRTLKGYDKASEKGLTTVEDIEENSIFVLNDGRVFQKKEKLRKRYKCVELATKKIYLFHPIAEVVVLPEYNSMSPEGLHP; this is encoded by the coding sequence ATGGCAGATTTTTCCAAACAACTGAGCAAATATATGCCTGCTGCAGCAGCTCCCATTATTTCCACGTGGATCAACGACACGGGCTGCCAGTTTCGTATCGCTCGAAGCCGAAGAACGAAATTGGGCGACTACACGGCGCCTTTTCGAGGAGCGCCCCACCGAATATCCATCAACCATGATCTCAATCCTTACGCTTTTCTGATCACGACCATCCACGAATTTGCGCACCTGCGAACCTGGCAACGGTATAAAAACAAAGTGAAGCCCCACGGTGTGGAATGGAAATCCAGCTACAAGGAATTGATGTACCCTTTCTTACAACTGTCCATATTCCCGTCTGATATCTTGTTGGCTATTGCTCGGTACATGGATAATCCCGCCGCATCCAGTTGTACAGATCTGCACCTCTATCGTACCTTGAAAGGCTATGATAAGGCAAGTGAAAAGGGACTGACAACCGTCGAAGACATTGAAGAGAATAGTATTTTTGTGCTTAACGACGGTCGTGTGTTTCAAAAAAAGGAAAAATTAAGAAAGCGCTACAAATGTGTGGAATTAGCGACAAAAAAGATATACCTATTCCATCCAATAGCCGAAGTTGTAGTCCTACCGGAATACAACAGTATGAGCCCAGAAGGACTTCATCCGTAA
- a CDS encoding MFS transporter — MVDQTKSIYTFPFALLCLSSLLFSASFNMIIPELPSHLSKMGGGEHKGLIIALFTLTAGISRPFSGKLTDRWGRVPVMAVGSIVCFVCGFLYPVISSVAFFFLLRLVHGFSTGFKPTATSAYVADIIPQNRWGEALGMHGLCFSIGGAIGPAIGSFIAQNYGINPMFYSSSLFAVLSIVIVINMRETLQDKQSFSLSMLKIKRDEVLEWRVIPAAVVTLLSYTGYGVILTLIPDWSDHLGIGNKGLFFTAYTLSSIMIRFISGKVADRYGRIKVMIVGLFIVALAVLLIGLGSSVDGLIIGAVIYGIGTGVLSPAVNAWTIDLSLPQHRGKAMATMYIALEIGIGGGALLAGYVYADHLERIPHIFMVNSFIILLAFFYVILWNRKNKRIT; from the coding sequence ATGGTCGATCAAACAAAATCCATCTATACATTCCCTTTTGCTCTACTCTGCCTTAGCTCCCTGCTATTCTCGGCAAGCTTCAATATGATTATTCCTGAGCTCCCTAGCCATTTGAGCAAAATGGGAGGCGGTGAACACAAAGGGCTGATCATCGCTTTGTTTACCCTCACGGCGGGTATTTCACGGCCCTTTAGCGGCAAACTGACCGACCGTTGGGGGCGCGTGCCCGTGATGGCCGTGGGATCTATCGTCTGCTTCGTGTGTGGATTTCTCTACCCGGTGATCAGCTCGGTCGCTTTTTTCTTTCTCTTGCGCTTGGTGCATGGTTTCTCCACTGGATTCAAACCCACGGCCACCTCGGCTTATGTAGCCGATATCATTCCGCAGAACCGATGGGGCGAAGCACTCGGCATGCATGGATTATGCTTCAGCATTGGGGGCGCCATAGGTCCCGCCATAGGAAGCTTCATTGCGCAAAACTATGGGATCAACCCCATGTTTTACAGTTCTTCCCTTTTCGCAGTACTCTCCATAGTCATCGTGATCAATATGCGGGAAACGTTGCAGGACAAACAGTCCTTCTCCTTGTCGATGCTTAAGATAAAGCGTGATGAAGTATTAGAATGGCGTGTGATTCCTGCAGCGGTAGTGACGCTCCTCTCCTATACAGGATATGGTGTCATATTGACCTTAATCCCCGACTGGAGCGATCATTTAGGGATCGGCAATAAAGGTCTCTTTTTTACCGCCTACACCTTATCATCCATCATGATTCGATTTATTTCCGGCAAGGTGGCCGATCGTTATGGACGCATTAAGGTGATGATAGTCGGCCTGTTCATCGTGGCGCTAGCCGTGCTTCTGATCGGATTGGGAAGCTCGGTGGACGGATTGATTATCGGTGCCGTGATCTATGGTATAGGCACGGGCGTATTGTCGCCGGCCGTCAACGCTTGGACGATAGATCTGAGTTTGCCGCAACATCGCGGCAAGGCGATGGCCACGATGTACATCGCGCTGGAAATCGGTATCGGTGGTGGTGCGCTGTTGGCGGGCTATGTATATGCCGACCACCTCGAGCGTATTCCGCACATCTTTATGGTCAACAGCTTTATTATCCTACTTGCTTTTTTCTACGTTATCCTCTGGAATCGCAAAAACAAAAGGATCACTTAA
- a CDS encoding M28 family metallopeptidase, which yields MKKTLFLLSGALPLLFSCQQQDGKFDATQLDSTAMAAISEESYSNYVKTLSSDNFLGRKPFTKGDTLTVNYIEEQFKALGLDPGNKGSYFQEVPMVETASMPLQKSLTFQGKSGSFSAAYLEDYVIGSRRLDEQINIPASELVFVGFGIVAPEFGWNDYEGIDVKGKTVVALVSDPGHYDKNLFKADTMTYYGRWTYKYEEAARQGAAGVLLIHDTEAASYGWNVVRSGWSGPQLSLVENTSAAKATSFEGWISSATAAKLFALAGQPKDIQDQAKRKGFKPVPLNVNTSVQLKNNIRKSSSNNVIAQIPGSKRADETIIYTAHWDHLGIGEAVDGDSIYNGAIDNAAGVSALFEIAKAFKAAKIQPERTIVFLAVTAEEEGLLGSDYYAQNPVFPLNKTVANLNMDAFSAAGATRDVSIVGRGQTEIEDYVERSAAKFSRIVKGEGNPSSGGFYRSDHFNFVKVGVPGLFMGSGSELISADSTANATRKEALAGRYHTVADEVDDHWDFGGILQDIRLFFDIGYTMSMEKTFPTFKKQSEFKEISDKRLAK from the coding sequence ATGAAGAAAACACTATTTCTTTTATCTGGCGCCCTGCCCCTCCTGTTCTCTTGCCAGCAGCAAGACGGGAAATTTGACGCGACGCAGCTTGACAGCACTGCCATGGCAGCCATTAGTGAAGAAAGTTACAGCAACTATGTAAAAACGCTTTCGTCAGATAACTTCTTGGGAAGGAAGCCCTTTACCAAAGGGGACACCTTAACCGTCAACTACATTGAAGAACAGTTTAAAGCCCTCGGCTTGGACCCCGGCAACAAAGGCAGCTACTTTCAAGAGGTGCCGATGGTAGAAACGGCATCCATGCCCTTGCAAAAAAGCCTAACATTTCAAGGAAAATCAGGTTCTTTTTCGGCCGCCTACCTCGAGGACTACGTAATCGGCAGTCGTCGACTGGATGAGCAAATCAATATACCGGCCTCCGAACTGGTATTTGTTGGTTTCGGCATTGTAGCGCCCGAATTTGGATGGAACGACTATGAAGGTATCGACGTAAAAGGCAAAACAGTGGTCGCCCTAGTGAGCGATCCTGGCCATTACGACAAAAACCTCTTCAAGGCGGATACCATGACCTACTATGGCCGTTGGACTTACAAATATGAGGAAGCTGCCCGTCAAGGTGCAGCAGGCGTGCTGCTCATCCACGACACCGAAGCGGCGAGCTACGGTTGGAATGTCGTGCGTAGCGGTTGGTCGGGGCCACAACTGAGCCTCGTGGAAAACACCAGTGCCGCAAAGGCTACCTCATTCGAAGGATGGATAAGCAGTGCCACTGCTGCCAAGCTATTTGCCTTAGCCGGACAACCTAAAGATATACAAGACCAAGCTAAAAGAAAAGGGTTTAAGCCTGTTCCTTTGAACGTGAACACCTCGGTACAGCTAAAAAACAATATTCGCAAATCTAGCTCGAACAATGTTATAGCCCAGATACCGGGAAGCAAGCGTGCCGATGAAACCATCATCTACACCGCACATTGGGATCATTTGGGCATTGGAGAGGCCGTAGACGGCGACTCTATCTATAACGGTGCTATTGACAATGCTGCAGGCGTTTCGGCCTTGTTCGAAATAGCAAAAGCATTCAAAGCAGCTAAAATTCAGCCCGAGCGCACGATTGTTTTTCTAGCCGTCACCGCAGAAGAAGAGGGCTTGTTAGGCTCCGACTATTATGCCCAAAACCCCGTTTTTCCATTAAATAAAACGGTTGCCAACCTCAATATGGATGCTTTTAGTGCAGCGGGGGCTACACGTGATGTATCTATCGTTGGCCGTGGTCAAACGGAAATAGAGGATTATGTGGAACGCTCAGCAGCCAAGTTTAGCCGTATTGTCAAAGGAGAAGGCAATCCCTCATCTGGTGGCTTCTACCGCTCGGATCATTTCAATTTTGTGAAGGTAGGTGTGCCGGGACTGTTCATGGGTAGTGGTAGCGAGCTAATCTCGGCAGATTCTACGGCAAATGCAACACGAAAAGAGGCGCTAGCGGGCCGCTATCATACAGTGGCCGACGAAGTGGATGACCATTGGGACTTTGGCGGCATCCTGCAAGATATCCGTCTATTTTTCGACATTGGCTACACAATGAGTATGGAGAAAACATTTCCTACATTCAAAAAGCAGTCAGAATTTAAAGAAATAAGCGACAAGCGACTTGCAAAATAG
- a CDS encoding TrmH family RNA methyltransferase: MLSKAQISLITSLQHKKFRKQHGLFIVEGLKSVSEFISSDYQLHSLFATAEAQAKMDNLQQNIKCITVSASELQKISLLNNPQGVVALFNLPEQHTLDWIHIRQQHSLLLDDIQDPGNLGTIIRTAEWFGIRHIICSVGTVDAYNPKVVQATMGSLSRVAITYTDLSDFISTADLPTYGALLDGNSIYETDFGEAGLIMMGNEGNGISKPLLSAIDHAVTIPRIGKAESLNVAVATTIFCSELARQRLERK, translated from the coding sequence ATGTTATCAAAAGCACAAATCAGTTTAATAACGTCATTGCAGCACAAAAAATTTCGCAAACAACATGGTCTTTTTATAGTGGAAGGCTTGAAATCGGTTTCGGAGTTTATCTCCTCCGATTACCAGCTCCATAGTCTTTTTGCCACCGCGGAAGCTCAGGCAAAAATGGACAATTTACAGCAGAATATAAAATGTATAACCGTCAGTGCCTCCGAATTGCAGAAAATATCGCTATTAAACAATCCGCAAGGTGTGGTGGCCCTGTTCAATTTGCCCGAGCAGCATACGCTCGACTGGATCCACATACGGCAACAGCATAGCTTACTATTGGACGACATACAGGATCCAGGAAATCTAGGAACCATCATCCGAACGGCAGAATGGTTCGGTATACGGCATATCATATGTTCCGTAGGTACCGTCGACGCCTACAACCCAAAGGTGGTACAGGCAACGATGGGCTCGCTCTCCCGAGTAGCAATTACCTACACCGATCTCTCAGATTTTATCTCTACCGCCGACCTGCCTACTTATGGGGCATTGCTCGATGGGAATTCGATTTACGAAACCGATTTTGGAGAAGCCGGCCTGATTATGATGGGCAACGAGGGCAACGGGATAAGCAAGCCGCTGCTATCGGCAATTGACCATGCGGTAACCATACCACGTATCGGGAAGGCCGAATCGTTGAATGTTGCGGTAGCTACGACGATTTTTTGTTCTGAATTGGCGCGTCAACGGTTGGAAAGAAAGTAA
- a CDS encoding AI-2E family transporter codes for MENNSKKFPYALDLASSLLALALLLGFMYATQTVLIPLLFSILIAISLYPLARLFERLRLGKATSAILSVVVAIAFLYFIGWFIVHQSIIIGKDASAITAKVMSVLDRAQRWVETTFNVQRNTMMDQLRDQGDKMMSNAGAMASATFGSIGNILAGTVLVPLFSFFLLYYRDFFREFFFKAFKSTSQSKVHETLNKIYTVVQSYLLGLVTVMGIVAVLNTIGLMVMGIEYAWFFGTLASLLMLLPYIGIAIGSILPALFALAVKDSAWYAVGVIAWFQMVQFLEGNIITPNIVGSKVSINPLMAIIAILLGGMLFGLSGLILALPLTATIKVLFDAIPSMQAFGFLIGEPEKEHLKINATQELLIKWGIVRKPKMETKVKIDIDIETDDTVPTTTMRYKEIHESADNPYEALPKEKDNEQEKNPD; via the coding sequence ATGGAGAATAACTCAAAAAAATTTCCCTACGCGCTCGATCTGGCCTCGAGTTTGCTTGCCTTAGCGTTGTTGTTAGGGTTCATGTACGCTACCCAAACAGTTCTTATACCACTTCTTTTTTCCATACTGATTGCCATCTCCCTTTACCCCTTGGCACGCTTATTTGAAAGACTTCGCTTGGGCAAAGCAACATCTGCCATATTATCGGTCGTCGTAGCAATCGCCTTTCTTTATTTTATCGGTTGGTTTATTGTTCACCAAAGTATTATCATCGGAAAAGACGCCTCCGCGATTACTGCTAAAGTGATGTCGGTGTTAGATCGCGCCCAACGTTGGGTGGAAACTACTTTTAACGTGCAACGTAACACCATGATGGATCAATTGCGCGATCAGGGAGATAAGATGATGTCCAATGCCGGAGCCATGGCTTCCGCTACTTTCGGATCGATCGGTAACATACTTGCCGGCACGGTGTTGGTGCCACTATTTAGCTTTTTCCTGCTGTATTATCGCGACTTCTTTAGGGAGTTCTTTTTCAAGGCTTTCAAAAGCACCTCCCAATCCAAAGTACATGAAACATTGAATAAAATTTACACGGTCGTGCAAAGCTACTTGCTTGGTTTAGTAACGGTGATGGGTATTGTGGCGGTCTTGAACACCATTGGTCTCATGGTAATGGGCATTGAATATGCCTGGTTCTTTGGCACCTTAGCATCTTTGTTGATGCTGCTTCCCTATATCGGTATTGCAATAGGCTCGATTTTACCCGCATTGTTTGCGTTGGCCGTAAAAGACAGCGCTTGGTATGCGGTGGGTGTTATTGCATGGTTTCAAATGGTTCAGTTTTTGGAAGGAAACATTATCACGCCAAATATTGTCGGCAGTAAGGTCAGCATCAATCCCTTGATGGCCATCATTGCCATCTTATTGGGAGGCATGCTTTTCGGTCTTTCTGGATTAATTCTAGCACTACCGCTCACGGCAACTATCAAAGTATTATTTGATGCCATCCCTTCTATGCAGGCCTTCGGATTCCTTATTGGCGAACCGGAAAAGGAGCACCTGAAAATTAACGCTACACAAGAACTCCTGATAAAATGGGGAATCGTGCGTAAGCCCAAAATGGAAACAAAAGTGAAGATCGACATAGATATCGAAACCGATGATACCGTGCCTACCACAACGATGCGCTATAAGGAAATCCACGAATCAGCAGATAATCCCTACGAAGCGTTACCAAAGGAAAAAGACAACGAACAAGAAAAAAATCCTGACTAG